A region from the Corylus avellana chromosome ca7, CavTom2PMs-1.0 genome encodes:
- the LOC132186571 gene encoding uncharacterized protein LOC132186571 — protein MLEITANQGLILSLRKALAPLTDISVKAIIKCSSEGIELMALKTDSIMGVLKFRSLDFQRFVCDTEWISWVNLYDLYQTLSIVDDEEYCTATTNYGLSNVDDEEYGSATINYEIGDPELQFVFKNCRTLNKLFCRIELTEMDPDEIVPDESKTEYNLVAAIPSEEFRCILKHLSFFGPQVFIAITDKQVTFSALNAEIVLKKEKRILVSNTYLALGVVCLQLSECIIGGYAEDLTVQLSFEMEHIRPLINASLLSNRVWILHSDESFTLLQLNFPVGALGNIMFYFI, from the exons aTGCTAGAGATCACGGCAAACCAAGGTTTGATTCTGTCTCTTCGGAAGGCCTTGGCGCCGCTCACTGACATTTCTGTGAAAGCCATTATCAAGTGCTCATCGGAAGGGATAGAGCTGATGGCACTGAAAACTGACAGCATCATGGGGGTTCTGAAATTCCGATCATTAGACTTCCAGCGCTTCGTCTGCGATACCGAATGGATCAGTTGGGTCAACCTCTATGACTTGTACCAGACCCTGTCCATCGTGGATGACGAGGAGTACTGCACGGCCACCACAAATTATGGCCTGTCCAACGTGGATGACGAGGAGTACGGCTCGGCCACCATTAATTATGAGATTGGGGACCCCGAGCTCCAATTTGTGTTTAAGAATTGCA GAACTCTCAATAAGCTCTTCTGTCGAATTGAATTGACTGAAATGGACCCTGATGAAATTGTACCGGATGAGTCAAAAACAGAATACAATCTGGTTGCTGCGATACCTTCAGAGGAGTTTAGGTGCATTCTCAAGCATCTGTCTTTCTTTGGGCCCCAAG TTTTTATAGCTATAACGGATAAACAAGTGACGTTCTCTGCATTGAATGCGGAAATTGTCCTTAAGAAAGAG AAGAGGATACTTGTATCAAACACTTACCTTGCCCTTGGTGTTGTCTGTCTACAGCTTTCAGAATGCATAATTGGGGGTTATGCTGAGGATCTTACTGTTCAATTGAGCTTTGAGATGGAGCACATTAGACCCTTAATAAATGCGTCACTTCTATCAAACAGAGTCTGGATACTCCATTCTGATGAGTCGTTTACGCTTCTCCAATTAAATTTTCCTGTTGGAGCACTGGGTAACATCATGTTTTACTTCATATAA
- the LOC132187714 gene encoding LIM domain-containing protein PLIM2b, whose protein sequence is MAFTGTLDKCKACDKTVYVVDMMSLEGLPYHKSCFKCSHCKGFLSMSSYSSMDGVLYCKPHFEQLFKESGNFSKNFHAPKSSERHGDLARAPSKLSSMFSGTLDKCTTCSKTVYPLEKMTMEGECYHKSCFRCAHGGCTLTHCSYAALDGVLYCKHHFAQLFMEKGNYHHVLQAAAANKKSASTPPEPAEPEPKPEAEDNTKEQS, encoded by the exons atggCATTCACAGGAACTCTGGATAAATGCAAGGCTTGTGATAAAACTGTCTATGTGGTTGATATGATGTCTCTTGAAGGGCTACCTTATCATAAATCCTGCTTCAAATGCAGCCATTGCAAAGGATTTCTTTCG ATGAGCAGCTACTCCTCCATGGATGGAGTCCTGTACTGCAAACCTCATTTCGAGCAACTTTTCAAGGAATCTGGCAATTTCAGCAAGAATTTTCATGCac CAAAGTCTTCTGAGAGGCATGGCGATCTG GCTCGAGCTCCAAGCAAACTCTCTTCCATGTTCAGTGGAACCCTAGACAAATGCACCACTTGCTCGAAAACTGTGTATCCTCTGGAGAAG ATGACTATGGAAGGAGAATGTTACCACAAATCATGCTTCAGGTGTGCTCATGGTGGGTGCACTCTTACACATTGTTCCTATGCTGCTCTTGATGGAGTCCTCTACTGCAAGCACCATTTTGCTCAGCTCTTCATGGAGAAAGGAAACTACCACCACGTCCTCCAGGCTGCCGCTGCAAACAAGAAGAGTGCCTCGACACCGCCAGAACCTGCAGAGCCGGAGCCAAAGCCGGAAGCCGAGGACAACACAAAGGAGCAATCTTAG
- the LOC132188771 gene encoding uncharacterized protein LOC132188771: protein MESHDRDEIHNCVIKLRVNPQKRREKVFIGCGAGFGGDRPLAALKLLKRVKDLNYLVLECLAERTLAERYQVMVSGGDGYDSQISEWMRLLLPLAMERRVCIITNMGAMDPCGAQEKVLEIASSLRLSVSVAVAHEIVVKTSGSGKTHLMESGISTYLGAAPIVECLEKYQPNVIITSRVADAALFLAPMVYELGWNWNDVKQLAQGSLAGHLLECGCQLTGGFFMHPGDKYRDISFPQLLDLSLPYAEVSFNGNVCVAKAEGSGGVLNVSTCAEQLLYEVGDPGAYITPDVIIDVLDVSFHPLSSSKVLCAGVKPAAASVPITLLQLVPKDSGWKGWGEISYGGSGCVKRAKAAEFLVRSWMDEVYPGVSCRILSYIIGLDSLKATSIDDNASWWETGEDIRLRMDGLFELKEHAIQFAREFTALYTNGPAGSGGISTGHKKEIVLEKQLVDREHVLWRTGVKQTPVVESNNQGIGSEDPTKTCVLHESELPPTTPTDANNFCTDLSSPHIDPSPAPYGQKIPLYDVAHSRAGDKGNDLNFSIIPHFAPDIERLKLIITPQWVKEVVSTLLSTSSFPNSDSNDKDKCVDEHVKVEIYEVKGIQSLNVVVRNILDGGVNCSRRIDRHGKTISDLILCQRVILLP, encoded by the exons ATGGAAAGCCATGACAGAGATGAGATTCATAATTGTGTGATCAAGCTG CGAGTGAATCCACAAAAACGAAGGGAAAAAGTTTTCATTGGCTGTGGAGCTGGATTTGGAGGTGACAGGCCATTGGCTGCTCTGAAGTTGCTTAAGAGAGTCAAAGATCTAAACTATCTTGTACTGGAATGCCTAGCTGAACGTACGCTTGCTGAACGATATCAAGTTATGGTCTCTGGTGGTGATGGTTATGATTCACAGA TTTCAGAATGGATGCGTTTGCTCCTACCTTTGGCTATGGAGAGAAGAGTTTGTATAATTACAAACATGGGTGCAA TGGATCCCTGTGGTGCCCAAGAAAAGGTTCTAGAAATAGCCAGTAGCTTGAGGCTTAGTGTCTCTGTTGCTGTGGCTCATGAGATTGTTGTCAAAACATCAG GTTCAGGCAAAACACATTTAATGGAAAGT GGTATTAGCACATATCTGGGAGCAGCTCCTATAGTGGAATGTTTGGAAAAGTACCAGCCGAATGTGATAATTACATCAAGAGTTGCAGATGCTGCCCTATTCTTAGCACCAATg GTTTATGAACTAGGTTGGAATTGGAACGACGTAAAGCAGTTAGCACAGGGGTCTCTGGCTGGCCACCTTCTAGAGTGTGGCTGTCAACTCACAGGGGGATTTTTCATGCATCCAG GGGACAAGTATCGTGACATATCTTTCCCTCAGCTCTTAGATCTGTCACTTCCTTATGCTGAAGTCAGTTTTAATGGAAATGTGTGTGTAGCAAAGGCAGAAGGTAGTGGTGGGGTATTAAATGTCAGTACATGTGCTGAACAACTTCTTTATGAGGTTGGTGATCCTGGTGCTTATATCACCCCTGATGTG ATCATTGATGTTCTGGATGTTTCATTCCACCCATTATCAAGCTCTAAGGTACTCTGTGCTGGGGTAAAGCCAGCTGCTGCATCAGTGCCTATTACACTCCTGCAGTTGGTTCCAAAG GACTCTGGATGGAAAGGATGGGGAGAGATATCCTATGGAGGATCTGGATGCGTTAAACGTGCTAAAGCTGCTGAATTTCTG GTTAGGTCATGGATGGATGAAGTCTATCCTGGTGTTAGCTGCCGTATACTTTCTTATATAATTGGACTTGATAGCCTGAAGGCAACTAGCATTGATGACAATGCTTCATGGTGGGAAACTGGTGAAGATATTAGGTTACGTATGGATGGTTTATTTGAGTTGAAGGAACATGCTATCCAATTTGCTAGAGAGTTTACAGCTTTATATACAAATGGACCAGCCGGTAGTGGTGGCATCAG CACAGGGCACAAGAAAGAGATTGTTCTTGAGAAACAactg GTTGACCGCGAACATGTTCTATGGCGAACTGGAGTGAAACAGACCCCAGTAGTAGAATCCAATAACCAAGGAATTGGCTCTGAAGATCCGACAAAAACCTGTGTTTTGCATGAATCGGAATTGCCACCAACGACACCCACCGATGCCAATAACTTCTGCACCGATTTATCATCTCCCCATATCGATCCCTCTCCTGCTCCATATGGCCAGAAGATTCCACTCTATGATGTAGCACATAGCAGGGCTGGTGACAAAGGAAATGACTTGAACTTCTCCATCATCCCACATTTCGCTCCAGATATTGAGAGGCTCAAGTTGATCATAACACCCCAATGGGTAAAAGAAGTGGTCTCGACTCTTCTAAGTACCTCTTCATTCCCCAACTCAGATAGCAATGATAAGGACAAATGTGTGGATGAACATGTCAAGGTGGAAATATATGAAGTTAAGGGAATACAGTCTTTGAATGTTGTGGTGCGAAACATTCTAGATGGTGGTGTCAACTGCTCTCGGAGAATTGACAGGCATGGTAAGACCATCTCAGATCTCATATTGTGTCAGCGAGTCATATTGCTTCCCTAA
- the LOC132186823 gene encoding acetyl-coenzyme A carboxylase carboxyl transferase subunit alpha, chloroplastic-like — translation MATLSILTGKCGGQREGRNQGFESRSHLYFGKDFFASYLFKTSFRGENRNWSKAFEGSVIRSRNGFCVIAKVRKGKQHDYPWPDDIDPNITSGHLTYLSHFKPLTEKPKPVTLPFEKPLVDLEKKIIEVRRMADETGLDFSDQIGALESKYQQALRDLYTHLTPIQRLTIARHPNRPTVLDYILDITEKWVELHGDRAGYDDPAIVTGIGSMDGKSYMFIGHQKGRNTKENIARNFAMPTPHGYRKALRMMKYADHHGFPIVTFVDTPGAFADLKSEELGQGEAIAQNLRTMFGLKVPIVTVVTGEGGSGGALAIACANKLFMLENSAFYVASPEACAAILWKSSQAAPKAAERLRITAQEHYRLKIADGIIPEPLGGAHKDPLWTSQQIKLAITQAMKELANMDKKELLNHRRLKFRSIGGFQEGIPVEPERKRNMKPSDNSMPKTADMVSELDNLKKILEAGPSNSTAIEAVEKLKQDVNQEISRAFISMGLQEKFESTKAELSKAPNPPDHPPDGNVKEDMYEIMQEFKQNLLQPGAYLGLKYKLAKLRLVSRFIEITEKSKKLKAEINQKIPPDIKAKIEVLKNAQEKSSKGDSINKDLAEEVERARKELEEILKSANLDIVGVTKRKVATSTPDLRKKIVELNKEIQEEIERVIEEAGLRSKLKELKEEIAKGSTSKGVEKLQAEIKEGILAALDVSVLKEKVDNLRVELASSTGRASEGKVGAENGRW, via the exons ATGGCTACCTTATCAATATTAACTGGAAAGTGTGGAGGACAAAGAGAAGGCAGAAATCAAGGCTTTGAATCCAGGTCACATCTGTATTTTGGCAAGGACTTTTTCGCTAGCTATTTATTCAAAACTTCATTTAGAGGAGAAAACAGAAATTGGTCAAAGGCTTTTGAAGGTTCTGTGATTAGAAGCAGAAATGGGTTTTGTGTCATTGCAAAAGTCAGAAAGGGAAAGCAGCATGATTATCCATGGCCGGATGATATTGATCCAAATATCACCAGTGGTCACTTGACTTACCTGTCTCACTTCAAGCCTTTAACTGAGAAACCAAAACCAGTCACACTTCCTTTCGAAAAGCCATTGGTTGATCTAGAGAAAAAGATTATTGAG GTACGTAGGATGGCTGATGAAACTGGTCTAGATTTTAGTGATCAAATTGGTGCTTTGGAAAGCAAGTATCAACAG GCTCTCAGAGACTTATATACACATTTGACACCCATCCAACGCCTAACTATTGCTCGACATCCCAACAGACCAACAGTTCTTGACTATATATTGGATATCACAGAGAAG TGGGTGGAACTCCATGGAGACCGTGCAGGCTATGATGACCCTGCCATTGTGACTGGTATTGGCAGCATGGATGGTAAGAGCTACATGTTTATAGGCCACCAGAAAGGTAGGAACACAAAGGAGAACATTGCACGCAACTTTGCAATGCCAACTCCTCATGG TTATCGGAAGGCTTTGCGTATGATGAAGTATGCTGATCATCATGGTTTTCCTATTGTAACATTTGTTGACACTCCTGGGGCCTTTGCTGATCTCAAATCTGAGGAACTTGGCCAA GGCGAAGCAATAGCCCAGAACTTAAGGACAATGTTTGGCCTGAAAGTGCCCATAGTAACAGTTGTAACAGGTGAAGGTGGTTCAGGTGGAGCTCTTGCCATTGCTTGTGCCAATAAATTGTTTATGCTAGAGAACTCTGCTTTCTATGTTGCAAG TCCTGAAGCATGTGCTGCAATATTATGGAAATCTTCCCAAGCAGCTCCTAAG GCAGCTGAAAGACTGAGGATAACTGCCCAAGAACATTACAGGCTCAAAATTGCTGATGGTATAATTCCT GAGCCTCTTGGTGGTGCACATAAAGATCCTCTTTGGACTTCCCAACAAATTAAGCTTGCAATCACCCAGGCCATGAAG gaattggCAAATATGGATAAGAAAGAGTTGTTGAACCACCGTAGGCTCAAATTCCGGTCAATCGGAGGTTTCCAAGAAGGCATTCCTGTGGAGCCAGAGAGGAAACGCAACATGAAGCCATCAGACAACAGCATGCCAAAGACTGCTGATATGGTGTCAGAGCTTGACAATCTAAAGAAGATTCTTGAAGCAGGACCATCCAATTCAACTGCCATTGAAGCAGTTGAAAAACTCAAGCAAGATGTAAACCAGGAGATTAGCAGAGCATTCATTTCAATGGGGTTGCAAGAAAAGTTTGAATCGACTAAGGCAGAGTTATCCAAAGCCCCAAATCCACCTGATCACCCCCCTGATGGTAATGTAAAGGAGGACATGTATGAAATAATGCAGGAATTTAAACAGAACTTGTTGCAGCCGGGGGCCTACCTTGGGTTAAAGTACAAGCTTGCAAAGTTAAGATTGGTTAGCAGGTTCATTGAGATTACAGAGAAAAGTAAGAAACTGAAGGCAGAGATTAATCAGAAAATACCACCTGATATCAAAGCAAAGATAGAAGTTCTGAAGAATGCTCAGGAAAAATCATCCAAAGGGGATTCCATAAACAAAGATTTAGCAGAGGAAGTGGAGAGAGCAAGGAAAGAGCTAGAGGAGATTCTTAAGTCAGCTAACTTGGATATTGTTGGGGTGACTAAGAGAAAGGTGGCAACTTCAACTCCAGATTTAAGAAAGAAGATTGTGGAATTGAACAAAGAGATTCAAGAGGAGATTGAGAGGGTAATAGAAGAAGCAGGCCTTAGGAGCAAACTTAAGGAGTTGAAGGAGGAGATAGCAAAAGGCTCAACTTCAAAAGGTGTAGAAAAATTGCAAGCAGAGATAAAGGAGGGGATTCTTGCTGCTTTGGATGTCTCGGTCTTGAAGGAAAAGGTTGACAATCTGAGAGTGGAGTTGGCATCCTCCACAGGAAGAGCTTCTGAAGGTAAGGTTGGTGCTGAAAATGGCAGATGGTGA
- the LOC132186835 gene encoding DEAD-box ATP-dependent RNA helicase 8: MNNSRGRYLPGMGMGRGGGMNANPAFQSRAPQQQYVQRSMVQQHNHHHQQQQYHQQQQQQQQHQQQQQQQQQQHQQQQQWLRRGQLGGVDSGIDEVEKTVQSEAVDSSSQDWKARLNIPSPDTRYRTEDVTATKGNEFEDYFLKRELLMGIYEKGFERPSPIQEESIPIALTGSDILARAKNGTGKTAAFCIPALEKIDQDNNAIQVVILVPTRELALQTSQVCKELGKHLKIQVMVTTGGTSLKDDIMRLYQPVHLLVGTPGRILDLAKKGVCILKDCSMLVMDEADKLLSPEFQPSVEQLIRFLPEHRQILMFSATFPVTVKDFKDRYLQKPYVINLMDELTLKGITQFYAFVEERQKVHCLNTLFSKLQINQSIIFCNSVNRVELLAKKITELGYSCFYIHAKMLQDHRNRVFHDFRNGACRNLVCTDLFTRGIDIQAVNVVINFDFPKNSETYLHRVGRSGRFGHLGLAVNLITYEDRFNLYRIEQELGTEIKQIPPHIDQAIYCR; the protein is encoded by the exons ATGAACAACAGTAGAGGGAGGTATCTGCCGGGGATGGGCATGGGCCGAGGTGGAGGCATGAACGCGAACCCGGCGTTCCAGTCGAGGGCTCCACAGCAACAGTACGTGCAGAGGAGCATGGTGCAACAGCACAATCACCACCACCAGCAACAGCAGTAtcatcagcagcagcagcaacagcagcagcatcaacagcagcagcagcaacagcagcagcagcatcaGCAGCAGCAACAGTGGCTTAGGAGGGGCCAGTTGGGCGGTGTCGATTCGGGCATCGACGAGGTCGAGAAGACCGTGCAGTCCGAGGCCGTGGACTCGAG TTCGCAAGATTGGAAGGCAAGGCTAAACATACCGTCCCCTGATACACGCTACAGAACTGAG GATGTGACAGCAACCAAGGGAAATGAATTTGAGGACTACTTTCTGAAGCGTGAGTTGCTTATGGGAATATATGAAAAAGGCTTCGAAAGACCATCTCCAATTCAGGAAGAAAGTATTCCTATTGCTTTAACTGGAAGTGATATTCTTGCTAGAGCAAAAAATGGAACTGGCAAAACGGCTGCATTTTGCATTCCGGCATTGGAAAAAATTGATCAAGATAACAATGCTATTCAAG TTGTTATACTTGTTCCAACTCGAGAGTTGGCTCTTCAAACATCTCAAGTCTGTAAAGAGCTCGGCAAGCATTTGAAAATCCAAGTTATGGTTACAACGGGTGGTACCAGCTTGAAGGATGATATCATGCGCTTATATCAACCAGTTCATTTACTTGTTGGAACTCCTGGAAGAATATTAGATCTTGCAAAAAAAGGAGTTTGCATTTTGAAAGACTGTTCTATGCTTGTTATGGATGAG GCTGATAAGCTTTTATCTCCGGAATTTCAACCTTCAGTAGAGCAGCTGATTCGATTTCTGCCTGAACATCGTCAAATTTTGATGTTTTCAGCCACATTTCCTGTTACAGTCAAGGACTTTAAAGATAGATATCTACAAAAGCCTTATGTTATTAATCTTATGGATGAGCTTACTCTAAAGGGTATCACACAATTTTATGCTTTTGTTGAGGAGAGACAGAAAGTCCACTGCCTAAACACTCTTTTCTCTAAG cTGCAAATAAACCAATCTATCATCTTCTGCAATTCAGTGAATCGGGTTGAACTGTTGGCCAAGAAAATTACAGAACTTGGTTATTCATGTTTTTATATTCATGCAAAGATGCTGCAAGACCATCGTAACAGAGTGTTTCATGACTTCCGTAATGGCGCATGTAGGAATCTTGTTTGTACTG ATTTATTTACAAGAGGAATAGATATTCAAGCAGTCAATGTTGTTATTAACTTTGATTTTCCCAAGAACTCAGAAACATATCTGCACAGG GTTGGTCGATCTGGAAGGTTTGGGCACCTTGGTTTAGCTGTGAATTTGATCACCTATGAAGACCGCTTTAACTT GTACAGGATTGAGCAAGAACTTGGGACTGAGATCAAGCAAATTCCGCCACATATCGATCAGGCAATTTACTGCCGGTGA